In one Cercospora beticola chromosome 1, complete sequence genomic region, the following are encoded:
- a CDS encoding uncharacterized protein (BUSCO:EOG09262A6N) yields MSLVPARNGANAPPTRAANLVETKQFKTSTKGKVPTGYAEEIAISEQSFRSLHRDVEQQQAAGRKRKREGKGDSSKVYGAGSYKGPWAKYEERRIDSDSGEEIEVEVSGDESGEGEVVYEEDAIVPVPTKGSKAGTSYDEVGQDKETSTFEGSQQYDYQGRTYMHVPQDLDVDLIGDFENLDLKCYHPKKLVHTYKAHGKNAHEKALTSLKYFPNSGHLLLSAAADGKVRLWDAYHDRELLRSYNGHTKSVVDVDFTPDGTRFLTASYDRQMKVWDTETGQCISRFSTGSTPHVVRWQPEDPSGHEFLAGMHDNKIVQMDTRLPADGEKKNPVQEYDHHLGPVNTITFCDENRRFITTSDDKSLRAWEYNIPVPIKFIAEPYMFPMVKSASHPAKGAVLLQSSDNTIKVYNTGEKIRQNRKKDFRGHNNAGYAIDLAVSPDGGIVASGDSGGFVCFWDWKSCKMWHKIKASDAAVVSVAWHPRESSKVVTGDLNGMVKYWD; encoded by the coding sequence ATGTCTCTCGTACCAGCACGAAACGGTGCGAATGCGCCGCCTACTCGCGCTGCCAACCTCGTCGAAACAAAGCAGTTCAAGACGTCCACCAAAGGCAAGGTGCCAACAGGATACGCCGAAGAAATTGCAATTTCCGAGCAGAGCTTTCGCAGCCTACACCGCGACGTTGAGCAACAACAGGCTGCTGGAAGGAAGCGGAAACGGGAGGGCAAGggcgacagcagcaaagtGTATGGTGCAGGCTCATACAAGGGACCATGGGCGAAATACGAAGAACGACGCATCGATAGCGACAGTGGCGAAGAGATAGAGGTTGAGGTCTCTGGCGACGAGAGTGGCGAGGGGGAAGTTGTCTATGAAGAAGATGCGATCGTGCCCGTGCCGACGAAGGGCTCCAAGGCTGGCACGAGCTACGACGAGGTCGGCCAGGATAAGGAGACGAGCACATTCGAAGGATCACAGCAATACGACTACCAAGGCCGGACATATATGCATGTTCCACAAGATCTGGACGTGGATCTGATTGGCGATTTCGAGAACCTGGACCTCAAGTGCTACCATCCGAAGAAGCTTGTGCACACATACAAAGCGCATGGCAAGAATGCCCACGAGAAGGCGCTCACATCTCTCAAATACTTCCCTAACTCTGGCCACCTCTTGCTGTCTGCGGCTGCAGATGGCAAAGTCCGTTTGTGGGACGCATACCATGATCGCGAGTTGTTGCGTTCGTACAATGGACACACCAAGTCAGTGGTGGATGTTGACTTCACCCCTGACGGGACACGCTTCCTTACAGCATCTTATGATCGCCAGATGAAAGTGTGGGATACTGAAACCGGACAATGCATTTCGCGCTTCAGCACAGGAAGCACGCCTCACGTAGTGCGATGGCAGCCTGAGGACCCAAGCGGACATGAATTTCTCGCCGGCATGCACGATAATAAGATCGTCCAAATGGACACGAGGCTACCCGCGGAcggggagaagaagaacccCGTCCAAGAGTACGACCACCATCTTGGCCCTGTCAACACCATCACCTTCTGCGACGAGAATCGACGCTTCATCACCACGTCCGATGACAAATCTCTCCGAGCCTGGGAGTACAACATTCCCGTGCCCATCAAATTCATCGCGGAGCCATACATGTTCCCCATGGTCAAGTCAGCCTCGCACCCTGCCAAGGGCGCCGTCTTGCTGCAATCCTCAGACAACACAATCAAAGTCTACAACACAGGCGAGAAAATTCGCCAGAACCGGAAGAAAGACTTCCGAGGACACAACAATGCTGGCTACGCCATCGACCTCGCCGTGTCTCCGGATGGTGGCATCGTGGCTTCGGGTGATAGCGGAGGCTTTGTGTGCTTTTGGGACTGGAAGAGCTGTAAGATGTGGCACAAGATCAAGGCCAGTGATGCAGCTGTTGTGTCTGTTGCATGGCACCCACGAGAATCGAGTAAAGTGGTTACGGGTGATTTGAATGGTATGGTGAAGTATtgggattaa